The Pelodiscus sinensis isolate JC-2024 chromosome 10, ASM4963464v1, whole genome shotgun sequence genome has a segment encoding these proteins:
- the BDH1 gene encoding D-beta-hydroxybutyrate dehydrogenase, mitochondrial isoform X2 → MMLATRISRPLSLFSVKTLNFRDAGNGLRPVQGFCFPLLTPSGRRPYASEVDQIGSKAVLITGCDSGFGFSLAKHLHSKGFIVFAGCLFKDKGEAGSQELDNMKSERMRTLQLNVCSSQEMERAVEHLGASLKDPQKGLWGLVNNAGISTFGEVEFTSMETYKEVAEVNLWGTIRTTKAFLPLIRRAKGRVVNISSMMGRMGSPARSSYCITKFGVEAFSDCLRYEMRPQGVKVCLVEPGNFIGATNLYTPERIKAIAEKMWKELPETVRKDYGRQYLDEQITKMESYCNSGSPDTSPVINSITHALTSPSPYTRYHPMDYYWWLRVQIMTHLPAAVSDRIYIY, encoded by the exons gcctgtgcaaggATTTTGCTTTCCTCTCTTGACTCCAAGTGGCAGGCGTCCTTATGCAAGTGAAGTCGATCAG ATTGGCAGCAAAGCTGTGCTCATCACTGGCTGTGACTCCGGATTTGGGTTCTCTTTAGCCAAGCACCTGCACTCTAAAGGCTTCATTGTCTTTGCTGGCTGCCTGTTCAAG GACAAAGGGGAAGCAGGGTCCCAAGAGCTGGACAATATGAAGAGTGAGCGGATGAGAACTCTCCAGCTCAACGtctgcagcagccaggagatgGAGCGGGCGGTGGAGCACCTGGGCGCCAGTCTGAAGGACCCCCAGAAAG ggctctgggggctggttaaCAACGCTGGGATCTCCACCTTCGGAGAAGTTGAGTTCACCAGCATGGAGACCTACAAGGAGGTAGCGGAAGTGAATCTCTGGGGGACCATCCGAACCACCAAGGCTTTCCTCCCTCTGATCAGGAGGGCCAAAG GTCGTGTGGTGAACATCAGCAGCATGATGGGCCGGATGGGCAGCCCCGCACGGTCGTCGTACTGCATCACCAAGTTTGGGGTGGAAGCCTTTTCTGATTGCCTGCGCTATGAGATGCGCCCCCAGGGAGTCAAGGTCTGTCTGGTGGAGCCTGGGAACTTCATAGGGGCCACCAACCTGTACACGCCTGAGCGAATTAAGGCCATAGCGGAGAAGATGTGGAAGGAGCTTCCAGAGACTGTGCGCAAAGACTACGGCCGGCAGTACCTGGATGAGCAAATCACCAAGATGGAGAGTTACTGCAACAGCGGCTCACCGGACACCTCGCCTGTCATCAACAGCATCACCCACGCCCTGACGTCGCCCTCCCCCTACACCCGCTACCATCCCATGGATTACTACTGGTGGCTGCGCGTGCAGATCATGACGCACCTGCCTGCGGCTGTGTCGGATCGGATCTACATTTACTGA